The Chitinophaga flava genome has a segment encoding these proteins:
- a CDS encoding c-type cytochrome yields the protein MKTDWIPVLLFATTGLVVAKESISAYRQKKKEDAAFSVWLGNHRQEDVWRGWSSLQIPTSTDSGRLIQYGHDLIANTAQYLGPQGSVAQISNGMNCQNCHLQAGTVPYGNNFGKVYATYPLFRARNNGIQSIYDRVTDCFERSLNGHAPDTSSREMQAIYAYIKWLGEDVPKGSKPNGTSIMKIKYLERSADPGEGMLVYNSKCSSCHGKNGEGQPSPVGAGYSYPPLWGPHSYNDGAGLYRLSNFAGFVYNNMPFGADYHQPQLTEEEAWDVAAFVNSRPRPHLNQDRDWQLIAQKPVDFPFKPYADTFSEAQHKFGPFQPIKDEQRSLQNVTK from the coding sequence ATGAAAACAGACTGGATTCCCGTTTTATTATTCGCCACCACGGGGCTTGTGGTGGCAAAGGAAAGTATCAGTGCCTACCGGCAGAAGAAAAAAGAGGATGCGGCTTTTTCTGTCTGGCTTGGTAACCACCGGCAGGAAGACGTGTGGAGAGGCTGGAGCAGCCTGCAGATACCCACCTCTACTGATAGTGGCCGCCTTATACAATATGGCCACGACCTCATCGCCAACACTGCCCAATATCTGGGGCCACAAGGTTCCGTCGCTCAAATCAGTAATGGCATGAACTGCCAGAACTGCCATCTGCAGGCAGGGACAGTACCTTATGGCAATAATTTCGGCAAGGTATATGCCACGTATCCATTGTTCCGCGCCCGCAACAATGGTATACAATCCATCTACGACCGCGTAACGGATTGTTTTGAAAGAAGTCTTAACGGACATGCGCCGGATACCAGTAGTCGCGAGATGCAGGCGATCTATGCTTATATTAAATGGCTCGGCGAGGATGTACCTAAAGGCTCTAAACCCAACGGTACCAGCATCATGAAAATAAAATATCTCGAAAGAAGTGCCGATCCCGGCGAAGGCATGCTGGTGTACAACAGTAAATGCAGCAGCTGCCACGGAAAAAATGGTGAAGGGCAGCCCAGTCCGGTAGGAGCGGGCTACAGCTACCCACCTTTATGGGGGCCGCATAGTTATAATGACGGCGCCGGCCTTTACCGCTTAAGTAATTTCGCCGGCTTCGTATATAACAACATGCCTTTTGGGGCAGACTATCACCAGCCACAGCTCACGGAAGAAGAAGCATGGGACGTAGCGGCCTTTGTCAACAGCCGGCCACGCCCACATCTGAATCAGGACAGGGACTGGCAGCTGATCGCTCAAAAGCCGGTCGATTTTCCTTTCAAACCATATGCAGATACTTTTTCAGAAGCACAACATAAATTTGGTCCTTTTCAACCAATAAAAGATGAACAACGAAGTCTACAAAATGTCACAAAATAA